In the genome of Gordonia rubripertincta, one region contains:
- a CDS encoding SDR family NAD(P)-dependent oxidoreductase translates to MTPQSGTSQSGTQQLSGRQLKGKVALVTGSSRGIGRGIARRLASAGATVVVTARSSTPSPSIRNGEELLISGTLDETVRLIEEDGGTALAITADLEDPERRDRLVDDVVEAAGTIDILVNNAGFADYSAVEDMSTATFDRTIEHYLKVPFLLSQRAIPHMRRNGAGWIVNIGSSTGLSPIRPFRDYNKTSGDVIYASAKAAQHRFTQGLAAELVDANIAVNAVGPSTAIMTPGAEALLPAGYETEPVDYLAQTVLEMCTLPAAERTGLVAFSLHYPWATGTPVFSVDGRTELPPLEPPAWANPHIVPAGV, encoded by the coding sequence ATGACACCGCAGTCGGGGACATCGCAGTCGGGGACACAGCAATTGAGCGGCCGGCAGTTGAAAGGCAAGGTGGCGCTGGTGACCGGCAGCAGCCGCGGGATCGGACGCGGGATCGCCCGGCGACTCGCGAGTGCGGGGGCGACCGTCGTGGTCACCGCGCGGTCCTCCACGCCGTCGCCGTCGATCCGCAACGGCGAGGAGCTCTTGATCTCCGGAACCCTCGACGAGACCGTCCGCCTGATCGAGGAGGACGGTGGCACCGCTCTCGCGATCACCGCCGACCTCGAGGATCCCGAGCGGCGCGACCGCCTCGTCGACGACGTGGTGGAGGCCGCGGGCACCATCGACATCCTGGTCAACAACGCCGGGTTCGCCGACTACTCGGCTGTCGAGGACATGAGCACGGCCACCTTCGACCGGACGATCGAGCACTATCTCAAGGTGCCGTTCCTCCTGTCCCAGCGCGCGATTCCGCACATGCGGCGCAATGGTGCGGGGTGGATCGTGAACATCGGCTCCTCGACCGGGCTGAGCCCCATCCGACCGTTCCGGGACTACAACAAGACCTCCGGCGACGTGATCTATGCCTCCGCGAAGGCGGCACAGCATCGGTTCACCCAGGGCCTCGCGGCCGAGTTGGTCGACGCAAACATCGCGGTCAACGCGGTGGGGCCGTCGACGGCGATCATGACCCCTGGCGCCGAGGCGCTGCTGCCGGCCGGTTACGAGACCGAGCCGGTGGACTATCTCGCACAGACCGTCCTGGAGATGTGCACGCTCCCGGCCGCCGAGCGCACCGGCCTCGTCGCCTTCAGCCTTCACTATCCGTGGGCCACCGGGACCCCGGTGTTCTCGGTGGACGGCCGCACCGAGCTCCCGCCCCTCGAACCGCCGGCCTGGGCCAACCCCCACATCGTGCCGGCCGGCGTGTGA
- a CDS encoding SDR family NAD(P)-dependent oxidoreductase, translating to MTNETAQRFSSGTAVVTGAAAGIGEGFARHLGNLGMHVVVADIDRERAAAVAADIGAAGGSACSYAVDVADPCGVEEFAAAVFDGHGSVELLINNAGIESAGLLWEIDDARWRRLMQINVDGVFYCIKSFVPRMIAAGTPSCIANLSSVGGLNAVAVQAPYIVSKHAVLAMTECLHQDLSIVGAPIQVSAVIPHSIRSDIFRSALREAPTDNPTANAVFAAMQRDNVERGLDPLAAAAHMVDQIAAGEFWIHSDDEMCTTAVHRRGRQLLDLAPPADPRDMLTRMGVPVPEGAS from the coding sequence ATGACCAACGAAACAGCACAGAGGTTTTCGTCGGGGACCGCGGTCGTCACCGGCGCCGCGGCCGGTATCGGTGAGGGATTCGCCCGTCACCTCGGCAATCTCGGGATGCACGTGGTGGTCGCCGACATCGACCGCGAACGCGCCGCGGCCGTCGCCGCCGACATCGGCGCTGCCGGCGGGAGCGCGTGCTCGTACGCCGTCGACGTCGCCGACCCATGCGGGGTCGAGGAGTTCGCGGCCGCGGTGTTCGACGGTCACGGCAGCGTCGAGTTGCTGATCAACAACGCCGGGATCGAATCCGCCGGGTTGCTCTGGGAGATCGACGACGCCCGCTGGCGTCGGCTCATGCAGATCAACGTCGACGGTGTCTTCTACTGCATCAAGTCGTTCGTGCCGCGGATGATCGCCGCCGGGACCCCGTCGTGCATCGCCAACCTCTCCTCGGTCGGCGGGTTGAATGCCGTTGCGGTGCAGGCCCCGTACATCGTCAGCAAGCATGCCGTGCTGGCGATGACCGAATGTCTCCACCAAGACCTGTCGATCGTGGGCGCACCCATCCAGGTGAGCGCGGTGATACCGCATTCGATCCGCAGTGACATCTTCCGGTCGGCGCTGCGCGAGGCCCCGACCGACAATCCCACGGCCAACGCGGTGTTCGCCGCCATGCAGCGCGACAACGTCGAACGCGGACTCGATCCCCTCGCCGCCGCCGCGCACATGGTCGACCAGATCGCGGCCGGTGAGTTCTGGATTCACTCCGACGACGAGATGTGCACCACCGCTGTACACCGGCGGGGCCGCCAACTGCTCGACCTCGCCCCGCCCGCCGACCCACGAGACATGCTCACCCGCATGGGTGTGCCAGTACCGGAAGGTGCATCATGA
- a CDS encoding 3-ketosteroid-delta-1-dehydrogenase — protein MSANVGHTVATVDLLIVGSGTGLAAALAGHELGLSTLVVEKSEYVGGSTARSGGAFWVPGNPVLRRDQPDDAPAAAADYVRAVVGDSAPAERGAAFLEHGPEAIAMLERTTPMTFMWARGYSDYHPDEPGGSAVGRTCECKPFDVATLGPEQARLRPGLMESSLPMPITGADYKWLNLLRSTPSRSLRRIVRALGIGLGGLVVKRRYAAGGQAIAAGLFAGALAADIPIWTDTPMVDLVVEDDRVVGAVVNRNGVDVTVRVRRGVVLAAGGFDHDMEMRHKFQSESLSANSSLGCTANTGDAIKVGQDLGAGVASMDQAWWFPAVAAVPGGSPSVLLAERSLPGSFIVDASGRRFINEALDYMTFGQRVLAREQAGDPVGTMWLVFDQRYRNSYLMAGSLFPGQPLPRAWYEHGIAVRADDPGDLAIHMGVDETTFRNTFDAFNAAAAVGVDHEFGRGTNAYEQYYGDPTISPNPTLRALGGGLFAVRLELSDLGTCGGLEADDRARVLREDGSVIDGLYATGNTAANAFGATYPGAGATIGQGLVYGYIAALSAAGRLEG, from the coding sequence ATGAGCGCGAACGTCGGGCACACCGTTGCGACCGTCGACCTCCTAATCGTCGGCTCGGGTACCGGACTGGCGGCCGCCCTGGCCGGCCACGAACTCGGACTGTCGACACTGGTGGTGGAGAAGTCGGAGTACGTGGGGGGGTCGACGGCGCGCTCCGGCGGGGCGTTCTGGGTCCCGGGCAATCCGGTTCTGCGCCGTGATCAGCCCGACGACGCCCCGGCGGCCGCGGCCGACTACGTCCGTGCGGTGGTGGGCGACAGCGCGCCCGCCGAGAGGGGTGCGGCCTTCCTCGAACACGGTCCCGAGGCCATCGCGATGCTCGAGCGGACGACGCCGATGACGTTCATGTGGGCGCGCGGCTACTCCGACTACCACCCCGACGAACCGGGGGGATCCGCCGTCGGCCGCACCTGCGAGTGCAAGCCCTTCGACGTCGCCACGCTCGGTCCCGAACAGGCACGCCTCCGGCCGGGCCTGATGGAATCGTCTCTGCCGATGCCCATCACCGGTGCCGACTACAAATGGCTGAACCTGTTGCGGAGCACGCCGAGTCGTTCGCTCCGGCGCATCGTGAGGGCACTGGGTATCGGGCTCGGCGGGCTCGTCGTCAAGCGGCGATACGCCGCCGGCGGACAGGCGATCGCCGCCGGACTGTTCGCGGGCGCGCTGGCCGCGGACATCCCGATCTGGACCGACACCCCGATGGTCGATCTCGTCGTCGAGGACGACCGGGTGGTGGGGGCCGTGGTGAACCGGAACGGCGTCGATGTCACCGTGCGGGTGCGCCGGGGCGTCGTGCTGGCGGCCGGCGGCTTCGACCACGACATGGAGATGCGACACAAATTCCAATCGGAGTCGTTGTCGGCGAACAGCAGTCTGGGTTGTACCGCGAACACCGGAGACGCGATCAAGGTCGGTCAGGACCTCGGTGCGGGGGTGGCGTCGATGGATCAGGCGTGGTGGTTCCCCGCGGTCGCCGCCGTGCCCGGCGGGTCGCCGTCGGTGCTCCTGGCCGAGCGGTCGTTGCCCGGATCGTTCATCGTCGACGCGTCCGGACGCCGCTTCATCAACGAGGCACTCGACTACATGACCTTCGGACAGCGGGTACTCGCCCGGGAGCAGGCGGGCGATCCGGTCGGGACCATGTGGCTGGTGTTCGACCAGCGGTACCGCAACAGCTACCTCATGGCGGGCAGTCTCTTTCCCGGGCAGCCGCTGCCCCGGGCGTGGTACGAGCACGGCATCGCGGTCCGCGCCGATGATCCGGGTGACCTGGCCATCCACATGGGTGTCGACGAGACCACGTTCCGGAACACCTTCGACGCGTTCAACGCGGCGGCCGCCGTCGGCGTCGACCACGAGTTCGGACGCGGCACCAACGCCTATGAGCAGTACTACGGCGATCCGACGATCAGTCCGAACCCCACGCTCCGCGCGCTCGGCGGCGGACTGTTCGCCGTACGCCTGGAGTTGAGTGATCTCGGGACGTGCGGCGGCCTGGAGGCGGACGACCGGGCGCGCGTGCTGCGCGAGGACGGATCGGTGATCGACGGTCTGTACGCCACCGGCAACACCGCGGCGAATGCGTTCGGTGCGACCTACCCCGGCGCGGGCGCGACCATCGGACAGGGCCTCGTCTACGGGTACATCGCCGCACTGAGCGCGGCCGGCAGGCTCGAGGGGTGA
- a CDS encoding alpha/beta fold hydrolase, which translates to MVTDSAIETTGAGEKTETSGGEPGVPELRELVTEHGTLRYREAGDGPPLLLLHGSGPGVTGWRNFSGNVPVLARHYRTIVLEFPGFGVSDSFGAPHPMHSAPTAVRALLDGLGLDRVRLIGNSMGGFVATDFALSDPQRVEKLVTVGGAGTSLFGPQPGEGIIRLGEFVDNPSRESLVAWLNSMVYDRSLVTGQMIDERWEQATDPETLASSRAMYGRAALDRMAQAMRSSEATPGWANLRKLAVPTLITWGRDDRVSPLDMSILPMRMIPHGEIHIFPNCGHWVMIEQKEAWESVVLAFLDR; encoded by the coding sequence ATGGTGACCGACAGCGCAATCGAGACAACCGGAGCAGGCGAGAAGACGGAGACGTCGGGCGGAGAGCCGGGCGTTCCCGAACTCCGTGAACTCGTCACCGAACACGGCACATTGCGATATCGGGAGGCCGGCGACGGACCGCCTCTGCTGTTGCTGCACGGCTCCGGTCCCGGCGTGACCGGCTGGCGGAACTTCAGCGGCAACGTGCCGGTCCTCGCCCGGCACTACCGGACGATCGTCCTGGAGTTTCCCGGTTTCGGGGTCAGCGACAGTTTCGGCGCGCCCCACCCGATGCACTCGGCGCCGACCGCGGTGCGAGCCCTCCTCGACGGTCTCGGCCTCGACCGTGTGCGACTGATCGGCAATTCCATGGGCGGCTTCGTGGCCACCGACTTCGCGCTCTCCGACCCCCAGCGGGTGGAGAAGCTGGTGACGGTCGGCGGCGCCGGTACGAGCCTGTTCGGCCCGCAACCGGGCGAGGGCATCATCCGGCTCGGCGAGTTCGTCGACAACCCGTCCCGCGAATCCCTGGTGGCCTGGCTGAATTCGATGGTCTACGATCGTTCGCTCGTCACCGGGCAGATGATCGACGAGCGGTGGGAGCAGGCCACCGATCCGGAGACGTTGGCCAGTTCGAGGGCCATGTACGGGCGGGCCGCACTGGACCGGATGGCGCAGGCGATGCGGTCGTCGGAGGCGACACCCGGATGGGCGAACCTGCGCAAGCTGGCCGTTCCGACTCTGATCACATGGGGACGTGACGACCGGGTCAGCCCGCTCGACATGTCCATCCTGCCGATGCGGATGATCCCCCACGGCGAGATTCACATCTTCCCGAACTGCGGCCACTGGGTGATGATCGAGCAGAAGGAAGCCTGGGAGTCGGTGGTCCTGGCCTTCCTGGACCGCTAG
- a CDS encoding Dabb family protein: MYKVTALLHLADPRDHPETAVIVKRFRGVAESSRAQRILIEPTLPGVRNGGDLIVHLQFATAADWEDTRAALDAAVEDSAVRHVDAVEYIAADRPGTFGRRDDGPSPTVYRTLLLRVDETAPAVEVDRFESATLAMPDHMSGIRAWQLSPVIRARGASTWTHVWEQEFVDVDALTGQYMMHPVHWGLVDRWFDPECPDRIISDRVCHSYCRLPAPVI; the protein is encoded by the coding sequence ATGTATAAGGTGACCGCACTCCTCCACCTCGCCGACCCGCGGGACCACCCCGAGACCGCGGTCATCGTCAAACGGTTCCGTGGTGTTGCCGAAAGCTCTCGGGCACAACGCATCCTGATCGAACCGACCTTGCCCGGCGTTCGCAACGGCGGGGACCTGATTGTGCATCTCCAGTTCGCCACCGCCGCGGACTGGGAGGACACCCGAGCGGCACTCGACGCAGCCGTCGAGGACAGCGCGGTTCGGCACGTCGACGCGGTCGAATACATCGCAGCGGACCGCCCGGGCACCTTCGGACGACGCGACGACGGCCCCTCGCCCACCGTCTATCGGACCCTGCTCCTGCGGGTCGACGAGACCGCGCCGGCCGTCGAGGTCGACCGCTTCGAGAGCGCCACGCTGGCGATGCCCGATCACATGTCGGGGATCAGGGCGTGGCAGCTGAGCCCGGTGATCCGCGCACGCGGTGCGTCGACATGGACCCACGTCTGGGAGCAGGAGTTCGTCGACGTCGATGCCCTTACCGGCCAGTACATGATGCACCCGGTGCACTGGGGTCTCGTCGACCGCTGGTTCGACCCGGAGTGCCCGGACCGGATCATCTCCGATCGTGTCTGCCACAGCTACTGCCGGTTGCCGGCCCCGGTCATCTGA
- a CDS encoding PadR family transcriptional regulator, whose protein sequence is MGPDRAAHPHLPATSWAVLGMLSFGEELTGNDLKKWADWSIGFFYWSPSVSQVYTELKRLEDRGLVTSRMVAGDGERGRRLYSITDAGVSALRSWSRDADVELPVLKHGVMLRVWMGHLQEPEQLKKLVQAHIDNLTEQARRAGVHAEHSDDEPAWAFSQMSLRWSQRYFESEIRLARKLLDDIDEAATRYRESAAHDENGLPVPRNPGTWRSAAED, encoded by the coding sequence ATGGGACCTGACCGCGCTGCTCATCCGCATCTCCCGGCGACCAGCTGGGCGGTGCTGGGCATGCTGTCGTTCGGCGAGGAACTCACCGGCAACGATCTGAAGAAGTGGGCCGATTGGAGCATCGGGTTCTTCTACTGGAGTCCCTCGGTGAGCCAGGTGTACACCGAACTGAAGAGGCTCGAGGATCGTGGGCTCGTGACCTCAAGGATGGTCGCCGGTGACGGGGAGCGGGGAAGGCGCCTGTACAGCATCACGGACGCGGGGGTGTCGGCGCTGCGGAGCTGGTCCCGCGACGCCGACGTGGAGCTACCAGTCCTCAAACATGGTGTGATGCTTCGTGTCTGGATGGGGCATCTACAGGAGCCGGAACAGCTCAAGAAGCTGGTACAGGCCCACATCGACAATCTGACCGAGCAGGCCCGACGCGCCGGGGTCCACGCCGAACACTCCGACGACGAACCGGCCTGGGCCTTCTCACAGATGAGCCTGCGGTGGTCGCAGCGATACTTCGAGTCCGAGATCCGGCTGGCGAGAAAGCTTCTCGACGACATCGACGAGGCGGCGACCCGCTACCGGGAGTCCGCCGCACACGACGAGAACGGCTTGCCGGTCCCGCGGAACCCGGGGACCTGGCGTTCGGCCGCCGAGGACTGA
- a CDS encoding IclR family transcriptional regulator — protein MTTLAEPAPISCDRPGTPMNDAAPTAVLDRLSLVLEAFAGRETLSLAEVVVRTGVPRSSAHRMLDRLVAMRWLRRQGRDYSLGIRLVELGSLAVHQDRVHSASADHLHHLYRITGMVVHLAVLDGEDIVYLDKIGGRLAAHVPTRVGGRLPAERTALGNALLAFTGRDLPGDALIRERGFATHRDGALRGFGCIAAPIGPVGEATTAVSICGPLRDMRFDHRMTNPVQLAAGAIWRSLSVGVRVTPTLQRRDLLRSLPTAASVLSEG, from the coding sequence ATGACGACGCTTGCCGAACCCGCCCCGATCTCATGCGACCGGCCGGGGACGCCCATGAACGACGCGGCCCCGACCGCCGTTCTCGATCGCCTGTCGCTGGTCCTGGAGGCGTTCGCCGGGCGCGAGACGCTCAGCCTCGCGGAGGTCGTCGTCCGCACCGGGGTGCCGAGGTCGTCGGCGCACCGCATGCTGGACCGTCTGGTCGCGATGCGGTGGCTCCGACGACAGGGCCGTGACTACAGCCTGGGCATCCGCCTCGTCGAGCTGGGTTCCCTGGCCGTCCACCAGGATCGCGTGCACTCGGCATCCGCCGATCATCTCCATCACCTGTACCGGATCACCGGCATGGTCGTGCACCTCGCAGTTCTCGACGGCGAGGACATCGTCTACCTGGACAAGATCGGCGGTCGGCTCGCGGCACATGTGCCGACCCGGGTGGGTGGTCGATTGCCGGCCGAGCGGACCGCGCTGGGGAACGCCCTGCTCGCCTTCACCGGCCGAGACCTCCCCGGTGACGCCCTGATCCGGGAGCGCGGGTTCGCCACGCACCGGGACGGGGCACTCCGCGGGTTCGGGTGCATCGCCGCCCCCATCGGCCCCGTCGGTGAGGCGACGACCGCGGTGTCGATCTGTGGACCGTTGCGGGACATGAGGTTCGACCATCGGATGACCAACCCGGTACAGCTCGCGGCCGGCGCGATCTGGCGGAGCCTGTCGGTCGGGGTGCGGGTGACACCGACACTTCAGCGCCGCGATCTCCTGCGTTCGCTACCCACCGCCGCGAGCGTGCTGTCCGAGGGGTAG
- a CDS encoding NADH:flavin oxidoreductase, with protein MTVENDSPTTPSPTSESTPPAPTHPDPLAPARIGPVELRNRVIKSATFEGVTTNALVTDALIDFHVAVGEGGVGMTTVAYLAVAPEGRTERDQIYWRPEALPGLRRLTEAVHATGAKISAQIGHAGPVANSRSTGLPSIGPSTRPNPLAMALDRAATPADIKRVVEAHAQATRYAKEVGFDAVEVHLGHNYLASSFLSPKLNRRRDSWGGSLTNRAEFARRILAAVREAAGDDIAVLAKMNMADGVPGGLWLDESLRVATMFEADGHLDALELTGGSSLLNPMYLFRGDVPVREMAETQKGIVKLGMKMFGNMVFSHYPYEPLYFRDFARQFRDALTMPLVLLGGITDLDAMNTAMSDGFEYVAMARALLREPDLINRIGKDRDATSLCIHCNLCAASIFTGTRCPLVIEPAADGTPNRDHVA; from the coding sequence ATGACCGTCGAGAACGATTCGCCGACCACTCCCTCACCGACCTCCGAGTCCACTCCACCCGCACCCACCCATCCCGACCCGCTGGCCCCGGCGCGCATCGGACCCGTGGAGCTCCGAAACCGGGTCATCAAGTCGGCGACCTTCGAAGGCGTCACCACGAATGCACTGGTCACCGATGCCCTCATCGACTTCCACGTCGCCGTCGGCGAAGGCGGTGTGGGCATGACCACGGTCGCCTACCTCGCGGTGGCACCCGAGGGACGGACCGAACGCGACCAGATCTACTGGCGGCCAGAGGCGCTCCCCGGCCTGCGCCGGCTCACCGAGGCCGTCCACGCCACCGGAGCCAAGATCTCGGCGCAGATCGGACATGCCGGCCCGGTGGCCAACTCCCGGTCGACCGGGCTGCCGTCGATCGGACCGTCGACCCGGCCCAATCCCCTTGCCATGGCGCTCGATCGTGCAGCGACACCGGCCGACATCAAGCGCGTCGTCGAGGCGCACGCCCAGGCCACTCGATACGCCAAGGAGGTCGGCTTCGACGCGGTCGAGGTCCATCTCGGCCACAACTACCTGGCGAGTTCGTTCCTGAGCCCGAAACTCAATCGCCGCAGGGACTCCTGGGGCGGGTCGCTGACGAATCGCGCCGAGTTCGCGCGCCGCATCCTGGCGGCGGTCCGCGAGGCCGCCGGTGACGACATCGCGGTTCTGGCGAAGATGAACATGGCCGACGGCGTCCCCGGCGGATTGTGGCTCGACGAATCCCTCCGCGTGGCAACGATGTTCGAGGCCGACGGCCATCTCGACGCGCTGGAACTGACCGGCGGGTCGTCGCTGCTCAATCCGATGTACCTCTTCCGCGGCGACGTGCCCGTGCGTGAGATGGCCGAGACCCAGAAGGGGATCGTCAAACTCGGAATGAAGATGTTCGGCAACATGGTGTTCTCCCACTACCCCTATGAGCCGCTGTACTTCCGCGACTTCGCCCGCCAGTTCCGCGACGCACTCACGATGCCGCTGGTCCTGCTGGGCGGCATCACCGACCTCGACGCAATGAACACCGCGATGTCCGACGGTTTCGAGTACGTCGCCATGGCGCGCGCGCTGCTTCGGGAACCGGACCTGATCAATCGGATCGGCAAGGACCGCGATGCGACCTCGCTGTGCATCCACTGCAATCTGTGCGCGGCCAGTATCTTCACCGGCACCAGGTGTCCGCTGGTGATCGAGCCGGCCGCTGACGGGACGCCGAACCGGGACCACGTTGCGTGA
- a CDS encoding TetR/AcrR family transcriptional regulator has product MTLASGTPRRRGRPSVLDTDDVVAKAFRLWSTHGFAATSWQDLAAATGVSTRTLLRHFPSKSDIAWLGVEPATERLTAALAATADDVPLGDAVRHAIAESVSHEPHVQRVSADWLRLISSEPELVAMAPAAYRPWIAELAGFIGRRLPEAPTSVCRAIATAYQAATFDALLSWAEIAPDIDSADAVEEALRWLTITVPAP; this is encoded by the coding sequence ATGACGCTCGCATCCGGCACACCCCGGCGGCGCGGACGACCGTCTGTCCTCGACACCGACGACGTCGTCGCCAAGGCGTTCCGCCTCTGGTCGACGCACGGTTTCGCGGCAACGAGCTGGCAGGATCTGGCCGCCGCGACGGGAGTGAGCACGCGAACACTGCTGCGCCACTTCCCGTCCAAATCCGACATCGCCTGGCTGGGCGTCGAACCGGCGACCGAACGCCTCACGGCCGCACTGGCCGCGACCGCCGACGACGTCCCCCTCGGCGACGCCGTCCGCCACGCGATAGCCGAGTCGGTCTCACACGAACCGCACGTCCAGCGCGTGAGCGCCGACTGGTTGCGGCTGATCTCGTCCGAGCCCGAGCTCGTGGCGATGGCTCCCGCCGCCTACCGGCCGTGGATCGCAGAGCTCGCCGGTTTCATCGGCCGACGCCTCCCCGAGGCCCCCACCTCCGTGTGCCGCGCGATCGCCACGGCATACCAGGCTGCCACCTTCGACGCCCTGCTCAGCTGGGCCGAGATCGCCCCGGACATCGACTCGGCCGATGCCGTCGAAGAGGCACTCCGCTGGCTCACGATCACCGTCCCGGCCCCGTGA
- a CDS encoding ABC transporter substrate-binding protein, which translates to MTIPPATAPRRPRRHHSPSKPASGEPIKIGFVSPEGGAAVSIPEYRQGAEAAVQYVNNNAGGLAGRPIELVVCKQQEEPTSATKCANELVEKKVAAVLSPGTSMGQVIVPIISGAKIPYVTLNAVSPIELTSPDVAALSAGLPGTLTAMASGATDKGMKSVTLFASDGGGMGNVITQMGTPVFGAYGVDLKVVPLPLGVPDPTPMVSAGLSEKPDGVSIIADAATCAGVLKAVQTADPNVEKILIPTCLDPNVTKVIGLDTVKGNVGITATDYLSDNPDSVLYRSVLGQYAPDLSITGAGASGYQVLLGFVRTAGGVQGDVTPASLGAAIKSAKDVEMPAGGGITVTCNGKAFPQMPALCSSQMLYGTVNDEGVPVDLKLAGQQPAA; encoded by the coding sequence GTGACGATTCCACCAGCGACAGCGCCTCGTCGGCCTCGACGTCATCACTCCCCCTCGAAGCCGGCGTCCGGCGAACCGATCAAGATCGGTTTCGTCTCACCCGAGGGCGGCGCCGCGGTGTCGATTCCCGAGTACCGACAAGGCGCCGAGGCCGCGGTGCAGTACGTCAACAACAATGCCGGCGGCCTCGCCGGCCGGCCGATCGAACTCGTGGTCTGCAAGCAGCAGGAGGAACCCACCTCGGCCACCAAGTGCGCCAACGAACTGGTCGAGAAGAAGGTTGCCGCGGTGCTGTCGCCGGGCACCTCGATGGGACAGGTGATCGTGCCGATCATCTCCGGCGCCAAGATCCCCTACGTCACCCTCAACGCGGTGTCGCCGATCGAGCTGACCTCCCCCGACGTCGCCGCGCTGTCGGCCGGGTTGCCCGGCACACTCACCGCGATGGCCAGTGGGGCCACGGACAAGGGGATGAAGTCGGTCACCCTGTTCGCCAGTGACGGCGGCGGGATGGGCAACGTCATCACCCAGATGGGAACGCCCGTCTTCGGTGCCTACGGTGTGGATCTGAAGGTCGTGCCCCTGCCGCTCGGCGTGCCGGATCCGACCCCGATGGTCTCGGCAGGCCTTTCGGAGAAGCCCGACGGTGTGAGCATCATCGCCGACGCGGCGACCTGCGCGGGCGTGCTGAAGGCCGTCCAGACCGCAGACCCGAACGTGGAGAAGATCCTGATCCCCACCTGCCTGGATCCCAACGTCACCAAGGTGATCGGACTGGACACGGTCAAGGGCAACGTCGGTATCACCGCAACGGACTACCTGTCCGACAACCCGGACTCGGTGCTGTACCGATCGGTCCTGGGTCAGTACGCACCCGATCTGTCGATCACCGGCGCCGGTGCGTCGGGCTACCAGGTGCTGCTCGGGTTCGTGCGCACCGCCGGCGGCGTCCAGGGTGATGTGACCCCGGCCTCGCTGGGTGCGGCGATCAAGTCCGCCAAGGACGTGGAGATGCCCGCCGGCGGCGGAATCACGGTGACCTGCAATGGCAAGGCGTTCCCGCAGATGCCTGCGCTGTGCTCCAGCCAGATGCTCTACGGGACCGTCAACGACGAAGGCGTGCCGGTCGATCTGAAGCTGGCCGGCCAGCAGCCGGCCGCCTAG